The proteins below are encoded in one region of bacterium:
- a CDS encoding BamA/TamA family outer membrane protein has protein sequence MQPKKVFYRLIVGLFIIQSTASVTFSQDVADSLVQKKNKLFYFPIIFWTPQTRLMGGGSVGYTMYKSIGDSTPSPSVISVYAVYTQRNQSDITLSYENHWNKDRWHFQTTGSYTEWFNLFYGIGNSTTDSTYEEYTPKTLAFRVKLSKTVRPHLQIGLVTEFDYSRVVKSEANGYFANLNIPGEKSGLSSGLGVSADYDSRDSKIYPARGKYQQYSLIPFHATLGSDYNFVRFVANVRQYFSPFESHVIAYQAYMSLIAYNPPYYKMSLFGSDGLMRGYYPARFRDRNMVAFQAEYRMPLFWRISAAGFGGYGDVAHDVKDFRLQELKYSVGFGIRFIIDRRTKSCVRLDIAVGKNSAYPTIAIGEAF, from the coding sequence ATGCAGCCTAAAAAAGTTTTTTACCGTCTCATAGTCGGTCTTTTTATTATTCAGTCAACAGCCTCTGTCACATTCTCGCAAGATGTAGCAGATTCACTGGTTCAGAAGAAAAACAAACTATTTTATTTTCCGATCATTTTCTGGACACCGCAAACAAGACTCATGGGCGGCGGTTCGGTTGGGTATACGATGTACAAAAGTATAGGTGATAGTACGCCGTCTCCGTCCGTCATATCCGTCTATGCGGTATATACGCAGCGCAATCAGTCCGACATTACGCTGAGTTATGAAAATCACTGGAACAAGGACCGATGGCACTTTCAGACAACGGGGAGCTATACCGAATGGTTCAATCTGTTTTATGGCATAGGCAATAGCACTACAGATTCAACTTATGAGGAATATACTCCAAAAACATTGGCGTTTCGCGTGAAATTGTCTAAAACCGTTCGCCCACATCTGCAGATAGGATTAGTTACCGAATTCGATTACAGCAGGGTTGTTAAAAGCGAGGCCAACGGTTATTTTGCAAATCTTAATATTCCGGGCGAGAAGTCCGGCCTCTCATCGGGACTGGGTGTCAGCGCAGACTATGATTCAAGAGACAGCAAAATTTATCCTGCGCGCGGCAAATATCAGCAATATTCACTGATTCCGTTCCACGCAACCTTGGGAAGCGATTACAATTTTGTGAGATTTGTTGCCAACGTCCGCCAGTATTTTTCGCCTTTTGAAAGTCATGTTATTGCGTATCAGGCTTATATGAGTTTGATCGCGTATAATCCCCCTTACTACAAAATGTCATTATTTGGCAGTGACGGATTGATGCGGGGGTATTATCCCGCCAGATTCCGCGACCGCAATATGGTTGCATTTCAGGCGGAATACCGTATGCCGTTATTCTGGAGAATTAGCGCTGCAGGTTTTGGCGGTTATGGAGATGTCGCGCATGATGTAAAAGATTTCAGATTACAAGAACTAAAATACTCAGTAGGATTTGGAATTCGTTTTATCATCGACCGGCGCACAAAGTCATGCGTTCGGCTGGATATTGCTGTGGGAAAGAATTCGGCGTATCCCACCATTGCCATAGGTGAAGCCTTTTAG
- a CDS encoding T9SS type A sorting domain-containing protein, whose translation MRKVTHLLAAALFFLAAITSGNQAQEQKAGNAPGWIDPDKNFRDVQKEFDQFWTGKDVSNRDVVKGTGFKQFKRYEWFWQSRVDASGKFNPELIWLARQEKMRNFPNSWFAKGKGLGKSSAIMVNSSNWTNLGPQTSIPSGGGAGRVNCIVFDPTNSNTIYVGSPGGGLWKTTNGGTTWTTNTDELGTLGVSSLAIDPTNTSIMYLGTGDGDAGDTYSLGVLKSIDGGATWNTTGLSWTASQTFRISKLIIHPTNTGILVAATSNGIYKTTNAGTTWTQVLTGNFKDLEIDPSNAAVWYAGRYGNGTAAIFKSTDTGGTWVQLTSGLPASGVYRVAIAVAPSSPSTLYALYCNNIANDYGLYGVYKTTNSGTTWTQVKGATSPNLLGWNSNGGDAGGQGWYDLCITVSPTDANNVYTGGVNIWRSTNGGTTWTINAHWTGSGASYAHADHHAVEFLPGSGTTLFSGNDGGFFKTTNNGTTWTDFSNGLGIHQYYRIGASKTNASIVLGGAQDNGTDRYNAGSWTRIIGGDGMECAVDFTNANIQYGALYYGDIYRTTSGGTPTNMADPSEDGAWVTPYVLNPLVNTTMYYATMTKVYRSTNVTNTTPTWSSISASALGTTSDPLTVLAVAPSNGTTMITANAANAWKGVFGGSTWTWTSLSGSGLPAGVTYVAFHPTDPNTIWATIGGFTAGSKVFKTVNGGTSWTNISTSLPNVPANCVAVHPTTPNDVYIGMDLGAFYSADGGTTWEAYDTGLPNVIVNELEIHVSAGKIRAATYGRGLWESPLQTTTPTNSVTVTAPNGGENLTAGTSTNITWTSTGTIANVKLEYSTDGGTNYTVIAASTANDGSQAWTVPSTATTQGRVRVSDVLNAATNDVSNANFTITVAPTNSVTVTAPNGGENLTGGNSTTITWTSTGTIANVKLEYSLDGGTNYTVISTSTANDGTEAWTVPSSATTQGRVRVSDALNAATNDVSNANFTITVPSGGYATLPYSFGFETALDAYWATSSSNSFGRILRTTANAPHSGSYHLTMDVTTNNNYSENHADLKVNLSGYTNATLSFWWKDFGDENHTNDGVYFSSNGGSTFTKVYTFLPASYSTVYTQFTLDIDALCASNGLTMTSTFVIRFQQYDNYVIATDGMSFDDISVTGTTGGPTPPITAESEDNGASTSADGPVGTGVAVSGSVSSTTDNDWYYFDVSTAGNVGVTLAITGSADLDWYMYNSALTEVARGYTVNNPETGNYTAGVGRYYVKVNGYSGATAAYTLTLSGGLAQVARGGQKGQVVPAKLTLDQNYPNPFNPTTSIRFGIPKESHVSLKIYNILGQEIRSLINENRKAGNYDQLWDGRNQFGAAVSSGIYIYRLQAGNEIITRKMNFLK comes from the coding sequence ATGAGAAAAGTTACTCACCTGTTGGCAGCGGCTCTTTTCTTTTTGGCCGCAATCACATCGGGCAACCAAGCCCAGGAACAGAAGGCGGGCAACGCGCCCGGCTGGATTGATCCCGACAAAAACTTTAGGGACGTGCAGAAAGAATTTGATCAATTTTGGACGGGAAAGGACGTATCGAACCGGGACGTCGTCAAAGGCACCGGATTCAAACAATTCAAGCGATACGAATGGTTTTGGCAGAGCCGTGTGGATGCTTCGGGAAAATTTAATCCTGAACTGATTTGGCTGGCGCGTCAGGAGAAAATGCGGAATTTTCCAAACTCCTGGTTTGCGAAAGGCAAAGGACTCGGAAAATCCAGCGCGATCATGGTGAATAGTTCAAACTGGACAAATCTGGGACCACAAACATCGATTCCTTCCGGTGGCGGAGCCGGACGGGTCAACTGTATCGTTTTTGATCCGACCAATTCTAATACCATTTATGTAGGTTCACCCGGTGGCGGCCTATGGAAAACCACGAATGGCGGAACTACCTGGACAACTAATACTGACGAGCTGGGAACTCTCGGCGTATCCTCGCTTGCTATCGATCCGACAAATACAAGCATTATGTATCTCGGCACAGGCGATGGCGATGCCGGCGACACGTATTCGCTCGGCGTATTAAAATCAATCGACGGCGGTGCTACGTGGAATACAACGGGATTGAGCTGGACGGCAAGCCAGACCTTCCGGATCAGCAAACTTATAATACACCCGACGAACACGGGCATATTAGTTGCGGCTACCAGCAACGGTATTTATAAAACGACGAACGCAGGAACTACCTGGACGCAAGTTCTGACAGGAAATTTCAAAGACCTCGAAATAGATCCTTCGAATGCGGCCGTGTGGTACGCAGGCCGTTACGGTAATGGAACTGCGGCTATTTTCAAATCGACGGACACGGGCGGTACGTGGGTGCAATTGACCTCCGGTCTTCCGGCCAGCGGTGTGTACCGTGTTGCTATCGCAGTGGCTCCATCCTCTCCGTCAACATTGTATGCTTTGTATTGCAATAACATAGCCAACGATTACGGTTTGTATGGCGTATATAAGACGACCAACAGCGGCACGACCTGGACGCAAGTCAAAGGCGCTACGTCACCTAATTTATTAGGCTGGAATAGCAATGGCGGCGATGCGGGCGGACAGGGCTGGTACGATCTCTGCATCACCGTTTCCCCTACCGATGCGAATAATGTATATACCGGCGGCGTCAATATATGGCGTTCAACTAACGGCGGAACCACCTGGACGATCAACGCGCATTGGACCGGATCGGGCGCATCGTACGCTCACGCGGATCATCATGCGGTCGAATTTTTGCCGGGCAGCGGCACGACGCTTTTCAGTGGCAACGACGGCGGATTCTTTAAAACAACAAATAATGGAACGACCTGGACGGATTTTAGCAACGGACTTGGTATTCATCAATACTATCGGATCGGCGCTTCAAAAACCAATGCGAGCATAGTACTCGGCGGCGCACAGGATAACGGCACAGATCGTTATAACGCCGGGAGCTGGACCCGTATCATCGGCGGCGACGGCATGGAATGCGCCGTAGACTTCACGAACGCCAACATTCAATACGGCGCGCTGTACTATGGCGACATTTATCGCACGACATCGGGAGGTACGCCCACAAATATGGCCGATCCTTCTGAAGACGGCGCATGGGTTACACCCTATGTTCTCAATCCGCTGGTCAATACTACCATGTATTATGCGACCATGACAAAAGTGTATCGCAGTACGAATGTGACCAACACTACGCCGACATGGTCATCCATTAGCGCCTCCGCGCTGGGAACTACAAGCGATCCTCTTACCGTGCTCGCCGTAGCGCCATCCAACGGAACTACCATGATAACGGCTAACGCCGCAAACGCATGGAAAGGAGTTTTCGGAGGAAGTACCTGGACATGGACCAGTTTATCCGGCTCCGGCCTTCCTGCCGGTGTCACGTATGTTGCGTTTCACCCGACAGATCCTAATACTATTTGGGCAACCATAGGCGGATTTACTGCAGGCAGCAAAGTTTTCAAAACCGTCAATGGCGGAACGTCATGGACCAACATATCCACATCCCTGCCTAACGTACCGGCCAATTGCGTCGCCGTTCATCCGACAACTCCTAACGACGTGTATATCGGTATGGACCTTGGCGCATTTTATTCCGCAGACGGCGGAACAACCTGGGAAGCTTATGATACGGGCCTTCCTAATGTGATTGTCAACGAACTGGAAATTCACGTAAGCGCCGGTAAGATCCGCGCTGCAACTTACGGGCGCGGTCTATGGGAATCTCCTTTGCAGACCACCACTCCGACGAATTCCGTGACCGTTACGGCTCCCAATGGCGGCGAAAATCTTACGGCAGGAACTTCCACTAATATCACATGGACAAGCACCGGAACTATAGCGAACGTGAAGCTGGAGTACTCGACTGACGGAGGAACGAACTATACCGTCATTGCTGCCTCTACTGCCAATGACGGATCACAAGCATGGACGGTTCCAAGTACTGCAACGACACAAGGCCGCGTGCGCGTATCCGATGTACTCAATGCGGCAACCAATGACGTCAGCAATGCGAACTTTACCATCACCGTTGCTCCGACGAATTCCGTGACTGTTACGGCTCCAAATGGCGGAGAAAATCTGACAGGCGGAAATTCCACTACTATTACCTGGACGAGCACGGGCACTATCGCCAATGTAAAACTGGAATATTCGCTTGACGGCGGAACGAACTATACCGTTATTTCTACCTCTACTGCTAATGACGGAACGGAAGCCTGGACGGTTCCGAGTTCTGCAACGACACAAGGCCGTGTGCGCGTATCCGATGCATTAAACGCTGCAACGAACGACGTCAGCAACGCGAACTTCACTATTACGGTTCCGTCCGGAGGTTATGCAACTCTACCTTACTCCTTTGGATTTGAAACGGCGCTCGACGCATACTGGGCAACATCCAGCAGCAATAGTTTCGGCCGCATCCTTCGAACAACAGCCAACGCGCCGCATAGCGGAAGCTATCATCTTACCATGGATGTCACAACAAATAACAACTACTCTGAAAACCATGCCGATCTCAAAGTCAATCTGTCGGGATACACAAATGCGACGCTGTCCTTTTGGTGGAAAGATTTTGGCGATGAAAACCATACCAACGACGGCGTGTATTTCTCGAGTAACGGCGGATCGACTTTTACAAAAGTCTACACATTCCTGCCGGCATCATACAGCACCGTTTACACACAATTCACTCTCGACATCGATGCGCTTTGTGCATCCAATGGCTTGACGATGACGAGTACTTTTGTGATTCGATTTCAACAATATGATAATTACGTGATCGCGACAGACGGTATGTCGTTTGACGATATCAGTGTTACAGGTACAACCGGCGGCCCTACGCCGCCGATCACTGCTGAAAGTGAAGACAACGGCGCGTCGACCAGCGCAGATGGACCTGTCGGAACAGGCGTAGCGGTCAGCGGCAGCGTCTCGAGCACGACCGATAACGACTGGTATTATTTTGACGTAAGTACTGCAGGTAATGTAGGAGTAACGTTAGCTATCACCGGATCGGCCGACTTAGATTGGTATATGTACAATTCGGCGTTGACGGAAGTCGCCCGCGGCTACACGGTCAATAATCCGGAAACCGGGAACTACACTGCCGGAGTCGGACGTTATTATGTTAAAGTTAACGGCTATTCAGGCGCAACGGCGGCCTATACGCTGACGTTAAGCGGCGGACTCGCGCAGGTTGCTCGTGGCGGCCAAAAAGGACAGGTCGTTCCAGCCAAACTCACGCTCGATCAGAACTACCCTAATCCTTTTAATCCGACAACGTCCATCCGTTTTGGAATTCCGAAAGAAAGCCATGTATCGCTGAAGATCTATAATATACTTGGCCAGGAAATCCGGTCTTTGATTAATGAGAACCGTAAGGCTGGAAATTATGATCAACTGTGGGACGGCCGCAACCAGTTCGGCGCCGCGGTGTCCAGCGGAATTTATATCTATCGCCTGCAGGCAGGCAATGAAATTATCACCCGAAAAATGAATTTTCTGAAATAA
- a CDS encoding phosphoribosylanthranilate isomerase: MDRSIKIRVKICCIQSVNEAQMAIDAGASALGLVSAMPSGPGVISETMIADIADFVPPSIATFLLTSLQDAEEIIAQHSRCGTNTIQICDRLLAGSYDDLRKAMPGIKIVQVVHVTGEESIAEAADAAAGVHALLLDSGNQKLKVKELGGTGRTHNWDISRKIREAVDIPVFLAGGLNPLNAAEAVLQVGPFALDVCSGVRSDGKLDKKKLHDFFECLRYS; this comes from the coding sequence ATGGACCGCTCGATTAAAATAAGAGTTAAAATCTGCTGCATCCAGTCCGTAAACGAGGCTCAAATGGCTATCGACGCCGGCGCATCGGCTTTGGGATTAGTTTCCGCCATGCCCAGCGGACCGGGTGTTATCAGCGAAACGATGATTGCTGATATTGCTGATTTCGTACCGCCTTCTATCGCAACATTTCTTTTAACCAGTTTACAGGATGCAGAGGAGATCATTGCACAACATAGCCGGTGCGGGACCAATACGATTCAGATATGCGATAGACTGTTAGCAGGATCGTATGATGATCTGCGGAAAGCTATGCCCGGCATAAAGATCGTTCAGGTGGTTCATGTAACCGGAGAAGAATCGATTGCGGAAGCGGCAGACGCAGCGGCAGGAGTCCATGCATTGTTGTTAGATTCAGGGAATCAAAAACTGAAAGTGAAAGAACTTGGAGGAACGGGAAGGACGCATAATTGGGACATCAGCCGGAAGATTCGAGAAGCTGTAGATATTCCGGTGTTTCTCGCCGGCGGTTTAAATCCTCTAAATGCTGCGGAGGCGGTTTTGCAGGTGGGCCCTTTTGCATTAGATGTTTGCAGCGGCGTTCGAAGTGACGGAAAATTGGATAAAAAAAAACTGCATGATTTTTTTGAATGCCTTAGGTACAGCTAA
- a CDS encoding patatin-like phospholipase family protein, translating into MAGGGARGAYQVGVLKGISSMLPPGTSSPFKIICGTSAGAINATALAVRAGDFHDAVKQLNFVWKNFHVNHVFRADAWGLLVTGAHWFAALALAGLGRRYPQELFNRAPLRKLLETKMPCDLIQPSIDSGALRALAVTAFGYGTGESVTFYQGIESLTPWKRARRFGSACKITTDHLMASSAIPLFFSAVKLNREYFGDGSVRQSAPISPALHLGAERIFVIGVRYKVKEQVERLKPQEYPTLAGIAGHMLNSIFLDAIETDLELLHRINHTVSHIPKEYLRDGANTLRKVDTFWISPSRDIEPIATKHAHQLPLSLRILLRGMGAAGRNGANLSSYLLFEQAYCRELIALGYADARARKEEILDFLGVTTK; encoded by the coding sequence ATGGCGGGCGGCGGCGCTCGCGGCGCGTACCAGGTTGGCGTGTTAAAGGGGATTTCCTCTATGCTTCCTCCGGGCACATCGAGCCCCTTTAAAATCATTTGCGGAACGTCAGCCGGCGCCATCAACGCCACTGCATTAGCCGTTCGGGCAGGGGATTTTCACGATGCGGTGAAACAACTGAATTTCGTATGGAAGAATTTTCATGTTAACCATGTGTTTCGAGCCGATGCATGGGGTTTGCTTGTTACCGGGGCACATTGGTTCGCGGCTCTTGCATTAGCGGGCCTTGGGAGGCGTTATCCCCAGGAACTATTCAACCGCGCGCCGCTGCGGAAATTACTGGAGACCAAAATGCCCTGCGATCTGATACAACCCTCAATTGACTCCGGGGCGTTACGCGCGCTTGCCGTCACGGCGTTTGGCTACGGCACCGGAGAGTCAGTTACATTCTATCAGGGAATTGAGTCACTCACGCCCTGGAAACGCGCACGTCGTTTTGGAAGCGCCTGCAAAATCACAACGGATCATCTGATGGCATCATCGGCCATTCCGCTGTTTTTTTCTGCAGTAAAACTGAATCGTGAATATTTTGGCGACGGCTCCGTGCGGCAATCGGCGCCGATCAGCCCGGCATTGCACCTTGGCGCAGAGCGTATATTTGTTATCGGCGTACGTTATAAAGTGAAAGAACAGGTTGAGCGTTTAAAACCACAGGAATATCCCACGCTGGCCGGCATTGCCGGCCATATGTTGAACTCTATTTTTCTTGATGCCATAGAGACTGATCTTGAGCTTTTGCACCGGATTAACCACACCGTCAGCCATATTCCGAAAGAATATTTAAGAGACGGAGCAAACACGCTGCGTAAAGTCGACACGTTTTGGATTAGCCCCAGCCGAGATATCGAGCCGATAGCAACAAAACATGCTCATCAATTGCCTCTGTCTCTGCGCATACTGCTCCGTGGAATGGGGGCCGCCGGCCGCAACGGAGCAAATTTATCAAGTTATCTTCTTTTTGAGCAGGCGTATTGCCGTGAACTCATCGCGCTCGGATACGCCGACGCAAGGGCGCGTAAGGAAGAAATTCTAGATTTTCTCGGAGTAACAACAAAGTGA
- a CDS encoding DUF2892 domain-containing protein — protein sequence MKCNVGNADRMFRIIGGLVIIALGFIYQSWWGVIGVLPILTGTLRWCPLYLPFKISTDKTHQA from the coding sequence ATGAAATGCAATGTAGGTAATGCCGATCGTATGTTTCGCATCATTGGCGGTTTGGTTATAATCGCTTTAGGTTTCATTTATCAGTCATGGTGGGGAGTTATTGGTGTGTTGCCGATTCTGACAGGAACTCTTCGTTGGTGTCCATTGTACTTACCTTTTAAGATCAGTACAGACAAGACGCATCAGGCTTAA
- a CDS encoding RND transporter has translation MNFKKPWVYPLLASLTLGLAPFTPEPHIWKQMAAIWHGTLHEWIDWFDLVLHGFPWIWLLAVLMTMLKNKNSDKA, from the coding sequence ATGAACTTTAAAAAACCCTGGGTATATCCCCTGCTGGCATCCCTGACACTGGGGCTCGCCCCATTCACGCCTGAACCTCATATATGGAAGCAAATGGCGGCCATATGGCACGGCACTCTCCATGAATGGATCGACTGGTTCGATCTCGTTCTGCACGGATTTCCCTGGATCTGGCTGTTGGCGGTATTGATGACTATGTTAAAAAACAAGAATTCAGATAAGGCGTGA
- a CDS encoding DUF302 domain-containing protein, producing the protein MEYGFSKTVGYSYDEAVEKVTEELKKEGFGVLTSIDVKDTMKKKLDVDFNKYVILGACNPPLAHKALTAEIDLGLLLPCNVIVYENDQNKTVIGFFDPKLMAKLVDNQELNNIADEVYKKLQRVYAEL; encoded by the coding sequence ATGGAATATGGATTTTCAAAAACCGTCGGCTACTCCTATGACGAAGCCGTTGAAAAAGTCACGGAAGAATTAAAAAAAGAAGGCTTCGGCGTACTTACTTCCATCGACGTCAAAGATACAATGAAAAAGAAACTCGATGTTGATTTCAATAAGTACGTCATTCTTGGCGCGTGTAACCCGCCGCTGGCTCATAAAGCGCTGACCGCTGAAATTGATCTGGGCCTGCTTCTTCCTTGTAACGTGATCGTCTATGAAAACGACCAAAATAAAACGGTGATCGGTTTTTTTGACCCTAAGTTGATGGCAAAGTTGGTTGATAATCAGGAATTAAATAACATTGCAGACGAAGTCTACAAGAAACTCCAACGGGTCTACGCTGAATTATAG
- a CDS encoding OsmC family protein has protein sequence MMQTKVKWISDKHFQGLADNKTVIDMDDVQKGAPTPMEILLMSLAGCGGIDIVPMLKKMRQELVAFETTIKAERANDHPKVFQKIHLSYHFTGKKLDPKSVEKAIKLSHETYCSIAAMLKPAADITYSYKISEA, from the coding sequence ATGATGCAAACAAAAGTCAAATGGATCTCGGATAAACATTTCCAAGGTTTGGCTGATAATAAGACCGTGATCGACATGGATGACGTACAAAAAGGTGCGCCGACGCCGATGGAAATTCTACTGATGAGCCTCGCCGGCTGCGGCGGTATAGACATTGTTCCCATGCTAAAGAAAATGAGGCAGGAACTTGTGGCTTTTGAAACAACGATTAAGGCTGAACGAGCAAATGACCACCCCAAAGTATTTCAGAAGATCCATCTCAGCTATCATTTTACCGGCAAAAAGCTCGACCCGAAATCCGTCGAAAAAGCAATTAAACTAAGTCATGAAACGTATTGCTCCATTGCCGCCATGCTCAAGCCCGCGGCAGATATAACCTATTCTTATAAAATAAGCGAAGCATAA
- the trxA gene encoding thioredoxin: protein MTEKTPKSFDELIQTSEVPVFVDFWAEWCGPCRMVAPSVKQLAEELAGRLAVIKINVDEKPAIASQYGIQSIPTFMIFYKGKTVTRFSGAMPYPMLKQEVEKSLSTLHETATA from the coding sequence ATGACAGAAAAAACACCTAAATCATTTGATGAATTAATTCAAACCAGCGAAGTGCCTGTTTTTGTTGATTTCTGGGCAGAATGGTGCGGGCCATGCCGCATGGTGGCGCCATCAGTAAAACAACTGGCCGAAGAACTTGCAGGCCGTCTGGCGGTAATAAAAATCAATGTGGACGAAAAGCCTGCTATTGCCTCTCAGTATGGCATTCAGAGTATTCCGACCTTTATGATATTCTACAAAGGAAAAACCGTCACCCGTTTTTCTGGTGCGATGCCGTATCCGATGTTGAAACAGGAAGTGGAAAAAAGTTTATCCACGTTGCACGAAACAGCAACCGCTTAG
- a CDS encoding alpha/beta fold hydrolase: MFEQAAQPVTPNIKRWVDSVSIPNFSRKRLSGTDLKLGKVLDDHAFYTRYYITYRSGDLKISGIMNVPKGRGPFPVLILNHGYIDPGVYTNGRGLKREQDYLAKKGYVVIHPDYRNHAQSDKDSLNNPRFRLGYVEDVINAVYAVKKAGFTFVDTANVGMLGHSMGGGICLNIMVSQPELVQAFVLFGTVSADIRDNFYRWDSRRPGLSKKIFELYGSPQENPAFWDNMSPMFFLDQIKSPILIHHGTTDESCPVEWARKLNDSLKTHRKNVTFYEYPDELHEFINAWPLVMERTASFFDDHLKK; the protein is encoded by the coding sequence ATGTTCGAGCAGGCAGCGCAACCCGTTACGCCTAATATTAAGCGCTGGGTTGATTCGGTATCAATTCCGAACTTCAGCCGAAAACGGTTATCCGGAACGGATCTTAAACTCGGAAAAGTATTGGATGACCACGCATTTTATACGCGTTATTACATTACGTATCGGAGCGGCGATTTGAAAATTTCCGGCATCATGAACGTTCCAAAGGGCCGCGGGCCTTTTCCTGTTTTGATCCTCAATCACGGCTACATTGACCCGGGCGTATATACCAACGGGCGTGGGTTAAAAAGAGAACAGGATTATCTTGCAAAAAAAGGGTACGTCGTAATTCATCCGGATTACCGTAACCATGCGCAGTCCGATAAGGACTCATTAAACAATCCGCGTTTTCGTTTAGGCTATGTCGAGGATGTGATCAACGCCGTTTATGCGGTGAAAAAAGCCGGCTTTACCTTTGTTGATACCGCAAACGTCGGTATGTTAGGCCACTCCATGGGCGGCGGCATTTGCCTGAATATTATGGTCTCGCAACCTGAACTGGTACAAGCATTCGTGCTTTTCGGCACCGTAAGCGCAGATATCCGTGACAATTTTTATCGTTGGGATTCAAGACGCCCGGGACTGTCAAAGAAAATATTTGAACTTTATGGAAGCCCCCAGGAGAATCCGGCTTTTTGGGATAACATGTCGCCGATGTTTTTCCTGGATCAAATAAAATCGCCGATCCTTATTCATCACGGCACGACCGACGAATCCTGTCCGGTGGAATGGGCGCGTAAACTGAACGACTCTTTGAAAACACACCGCAAAAACGTTACATTTTATGAGTATCCTGATGAGTTGCACGAGTTCATCAATGCCTGGCCTTTGGTAATGGAACGCACCGCATCATTTTTTGACGACCATTTAAAAAAATAA
- a CDS encoding transcription termination factor Rho, with protein sequence MSHPISGMLEIDPKGFGFIRDVSITIKNSTSDVYVAPAMIQKHRLRAGVFIKGTSKPSDKGNVQLSAIESVNDITPEEWAKIPDFSSFQPIQPDEWIRLEGKDSSRSMRVVDLFCPIGKGQRALIVAPPKAGKTRLMQDMAHAISVNHPEIDLMVLLIDERPEEVTDMQRSVKGEVFASSSDSQGGQHMRLAQLVLEYAKRKVEAGKDVALLLDSLTRLGRVFNVHQKGSGRTMSGGVDIRALEIPKRLFGAARNIEHGGSLTIIATALIETNSRMDELIFQEFKGTGNMELVLNRELADLRVFPAIDLNASGTRNEELLFGPATDKHYALRRSLARMMPKDAMSSALDLIRQYPTNDLLLSRFKS encoded by the coding sequence ATGTCTCATCCTATCAGCGGGATGCTCGAAATTGATCCGAAAGGATTCGGATTCATTCGTGACGTCTCAATTACAATAAAAAACAGTACATCGGACGTCTATGTTGCACCGGCCATGATTCAGAAACACCGGCTGCGGGCAGGCGTTTTCATCAAAGGGACATCCAAACCGAGCGATAAAGGCAACGTGCAGCTTTCGGCCATCGAATCGGTGAACGATATTACACCGGAGGAATGGGCGAAGATTCCTGATTTTTCTTCATTTCAACCCATTCAACCCGATGAATGGATCCGGCTTGAAGGAAAAGACAGTTCGCGTTCCATGCGGGTTGTCGATCTCTTTTGTCCGATCGGCAAAGGACAGCGTGCCCTGATCGTTGCGCCGCCAAAAGCCGGAAAAACGCGCCTGATGCAGGATATGGCCCACGCCATCAGCGTCAATCATCCCGAAATCGATCTGATGGTATTGCTCATCGACGAACGTCCGGAAGAAGTTACCGACATGCAACGTTCCGTGAAAGGGGAAGTATTTGCGAGTTCCAGCGACAGCCAGGGCGGGCAGCACATGCGGTTAGCCCAGCTCGTTTTAGAATATGCCAAACGAAAGGTCGAAGCCGGTAAGGATGTCGCGTTACTGCTCGATTCGCTGACGCGGCTCGGACGCGTTTTCAACGTGCATCAAAAAGGCAGCGGGCGAACCATGTCCGGCGGCGTGGATATCCGCGCTTTGGAAATTCCAAAACGCCTTTTCGGCGCAGCACGCAATATAGAACACGGCGGATCGCTCACGATCATTGCCACGGCGCTGATTGAGACGAACTCACGTATGGACGAACTGATCTTTCAGGAATTCAAAGGTACGGGAAATATGGAATTGGTATTGAACCGCGAACTGGCCGACTTGCGCGTTTTTCCCGCCATTGATCTCAATGCATCCGGTACGCGGAACGAAGAATTACTGTTTGGGCCCGCCACCGATAAACATTATGCTTTACGCCGGTCGTTGGCGAGGATGATGCCTAAAGACGCTATGAGCAGCGCGCTGGATCTGATCCGGCAGTACCCGACGAACGATCTGCTCTTAAGCAGATTTAAGTCCTAA